A part of Streptomyces sp. NBC_01210 genomic DNA contains:
- a CDS encoding 2-phosphosulfolactate phosphatase produces the protein MDTRFLGIAELVEAPSVAVVVDVMRAFTVAAWAFAQGTEKIVLAESLDEALALKASHPDWVALKDGPPAPGFDMVNSPGLLRSVDLGGRTVVQKTTAGTVGALAVKEASLVLCASFVVAEATARLLRTRKSDSVTFVVTGDDGQADEDLACAQYIARRATEAGTDAAEFVRRAAESRAAAELAEGVRQGVHSDDVALCLEVDRFPFAMVATLEGSLMVLRPCAMLSLTDDAPI, from the coding sequence ATGGACACTCGTTTCCTTGGCATCGCTGAGCTGGTCGAAGCCCCGTCCGTGGCGGTCGTAGTCGACGTTATGCGTGCTTTCACCGTGGCTGCCTGGGCCTTTGCCCAGGGGACGGAAAAGATCGTTCTTGCTGAGTCGCTGGACGAAGCCCTGGCGCTCAAGGCTTCCCACCCGGATTGGGTGGCGCTCAAGGACGGTCCGCCCGCGCCCGGGTTCGACATGGTCAACTCGCCGGGCCTGCTGCGGTCTGTTGACCTTGGCGGACGGACCGTTGTGCAGAAGACCACGGCAGGGACGGTCGGCGCCCTCGCGGTCAAGGAGGCGTCGCTGGTGCTGTGCGCCAGCTTCGTGGTGGCGGAGGCAACGGCTCGGCTCTTGCGGACGCGCAAGAGTGACAGTGTCACGTTCGTGGTCACTGGCGACGATGGGCAGGCCGATGAAGATCTGGCGTGTGCTCAATACATCGCTCGGAGGGCCACGGAGGCTGGGACGGATGCTGCTGAGTTCGTCCGCCGCGCTGCCGAGTCGCGCGCCGCCGCTGAGTTGGCCGAGGGTGTGCGTCAAGGAGTCCATTCTGATGACGTTGCACTCTGTCTTGAGGTCGACCGGTTCCCCTTTGCCATGGTGGCGACCTTGGAAGGTTCGCTCATGGTCCTCCGTCCGTGCGCCATGCTTTCGCTGACCGACGATGCCCCGATCTGA
- a CDS encoding helix-turn-helix domain-containing protein, with protein sequence MVAEGALRELGALGDRTRTRILGGVDALTPTGRWVAEVTAGGMNNRETAQHLFVGLRTVEIHLTHVYGKLDIKGRQGLAEALR encoded by the coding sequence GTGGTCGCGGAAGGCGCGCTGCGGGAACTGGGCGCCCTCGGCGACCGGACCCGTACCCGGATCCTTGGCGGTGTGGACGCGCTCACTCCGACCGGACGCTGGGTCGCCGAAGTCACTGCGGGTGGAATGAACAACCGGGAGACCGCCCAGCATCTCTTCGTCGGCCTGCGGACCGTGGAGATCCATCTCACCCATGTCTACGGCAAGCTGGACATCAAGGGCCGTCAGGGACTGGCGGAGGCACTGCGCTGA
- a CDS encoding cupin domain-containing protein, translating to MLSALQLGPCVQVDADAGLPPRLTCPTRAAAPTLETAMTMAYLAQPDKQQTLEWLDGGLFTILLDSQATEGQLSVGRFDIHKGEAPPFHLHTREDEVFLLLKGEALVWVGDERHELSEGGVVYLPRNIPHGYRITSDRADLLLIVTPAGIEEMFRHAGRDVTTPRPDGFEITKAKLAEAAALRGTRIIGPPR from the coding sequence ATGCTTTCCGCCCTTCAACTGGGCCCCTGCGTCCAGGTCGACGCCGACGCCGGCCTCCCTCCCCGCCTGACTTGCCCGACGAGAGCCGCCGCACCCACCCTGGAGACCGCCATGACCATGGCCTACCTCGCCCAGCCCGACAAGCAACAGACCCTTGAATGGCTCGACGGGGGGCTGTTCACGATCCTGCTCGACAGCCAGGCCACCGAAGGACAGCTCAGTGTCGGACGGTTCGACATCCACAAGGGCGAGGCCCCACCCTTCCACCTCCACACCCGCGAGGACGAGGTGTTCCTTCTCCTCAAGGGCGAGGCACTCGTGTGGGTCGGAGACGAACGCCACGAACTGTCCGAGGGCGGCGTCGTCTACCTGCCCCGCAACATCCCCCATGGCTACCGCATCACGTCCGACCGCGCAGACCTCCTCCTCATCGTCACCCCCGCGGGCATAGAGGAGATGTTCCGGCACGCCGGACGCGACGTCACCACCCCCCGCCCTGACGGGTTCGAGATCACCAAAGCCAAGCTCGCCGAAGCCGCTGCCCTGCGCGGCACCCGCATCATCGGACCACCTCGCTGA
- a CDS encoding DUF6069 family protein yields MATTSSAPRPSARRLTETNARVLRAAAIGIALLANLAYVLVLTDVAGYDLRTPAVFGRPAQSILISVVIASSVVPALLGWGLLELLERFVPRRATVIWAALTGLVLVGGLPYNGAGVTTSDQLLLALMHLIVGAVVIPAFVITSPRRS; encoded by the coding sequence GTGGCCACCACATCGTCCGCACCGAGACCGTCCGCCCGCCGCCTCACCGAAACCAACGCCCGGGTACTGCGAGCGGCCGCCATCGGCATTGCTCTCCTCGCGAACCTCGCGTACGTGCTCGTCCTCACCGACGTCGCCGGGTACGACCTCAGGACTCCCGCTGTGTTCGGCAGACCGGCCCAGTCCATCCTGATCAGCGTGGTGATCGCCTCCTCCGTCGTCCCGGCGCTGCTCGGCTGGGGACTCCTGGAGCTGCTGGAACGATTCGTCCCTCGGCGGGCCACCGTCATTTGGGCGGCGCTCACGGGTCTGGTGCTCGTCGGCGGTCTTCCCTACAACGGGGCCGGCGTCACAACGTCCGACCAGCTCCTGCTGGCCCTGATGCACCTGATCGTCGGCGCGGTAGTGATACCCGCATTCGTGATCACGTCACCGCGCCGATCCTGA
- a CDS encoding CocE/NonD family hydrolase has product MRTVKDEWITASDGVRICVDVYLPDGDGPFPGLYAVAPYQKDLLYLPAVSVFRYIETGPLDYWTGHGYAVVVGDQRGTGRSGGEFELFGLAEQRDFYDTIEWIASRPWSTGKVSMIGESAYSVNQWLAAAQRPPHLTCALIYSGFTNLYHDAVYHGGVYSMGFLNFWSTDNLRASATIGGGTPPRPGGVTADIIGMTLDRPVVDDWWDQRAVKVEDIDIPVLNIAWWYGVGLHLRGQLDGYERLKGTDKRLVVLAGIDSHERYYQTEFLDTYIRPWYDHWLKGIGNGVMDGPPVRIQVGNTGSRPRAESEWPPQRAVPTTFYLHPEPAHAVRSLNDGSLTTTPPTQSPGEPTAYDYPNPEWTVGTTVITDGIPQPTRGILTFTTPPLEHDTEVTGKITLVLYAESDQTDTDFHVKVSEQKAVPKLKEALMRKVAKNVPLPSAMVTRGWLKASHRTHPPQPIEPGSVVRYEIEVWPTSYLFPKGSRIRLEIANGDSPVADGLFHHYYGHQVGRDLIHHDADHPSHLILPVIR; this is encoded by the coding sequence ATGCGCACGGTCAAGGACGAATGGATCACGGCGTCCGACGGCGTCCGGATCTGCGTAGATGTGTACCTGCCCGACGGGGATGGCCCGTTTCCGGGGTTGTACGCAGTAGCGCCCTACCAGAAGGACCTGCTGTACCTGCCTGCGGTGTCAGTGTTCCGGTACATCGAGACCGGCCCGCTCGACTACTGGACCGGCCACGGCTACGCGGTCGTGGTCGGCGACCAGCGCGGCACCGGCAGGTCCGGAGGGGAGTTCGAGCTGTTCGGACTCGCCGAGCAGCGTGACTTCTACGACACCATCGAGTGGATCGCCTCCCGGCCCTGGTCGACCGGGAAGGTGTCGATGATCGGGGAGAGCGCCTACAGCGTGAACCAGTGGCTGGCCGCCGCGCAGCGCCCGCCGCACCTGACCTGCGCGCTGATCTACAGCGGGTTCACGAACCTCTACCACGACGCGGTCTACCACGGCGGGGTCTACTCCATGGGGTTCCTCAACTTCTGGTCGACCGACAACCTACGTGCTAGCGCCACCATCGGCGGCGGCACCCCGCCCCGGCCCGGCGGCGTCACCGCCGACATCATCGGCATGACCCTGGACCGGCCCGTCGTCGACGACTGGTGGGACCAGCGAGCGGTGAAGGTGGAGGACATCGACATCCCGGTGCTCAACATCGCCTGGTGGTACGGCGTCGGCCTGCACCTGCGCGGTCAGCTCGACGGCTACGAACGGCTCAAGGGCACCGACAAGCGCCTCGTCGTGCTCGCCGGCATCGACAGCCACGAGCGCTACTACCAAACCGAGTTCCTCGACACCTACATCCGCCCCTGGTACGACCACTGGCTCAAGGGAATCGGCAACGGTGTCATGGACGGCCCGCCGGTCCGTATCCAGGTCGGCAACACCGGGAGCCGGCCGCGGGCGGAATCCGAATGGCCACCCCAGCGCGCCGTGCCGACCACGTTCTACCTGCACCCCGAACCCGCACACGCCGTGCGCTCACTCAACGACGGCAGCCTCACCACCACCCCGCCCACCCAGTCGCCCGGCGAGCCGACCGCCTACGACTACCCCAACCCCGAGTGGACGGTGGGCACCACCGTCATCACCGACGGCATCCCACAGCCCACCCGCGGCATCCTCACCTTCACCACCCCGCCGCTGGAACACGACACCGAGGTCACCGGGAAGATCACCCTGGTGCTGTACGCCGAGTCCGACCAGACCGACACCGACTTCCACGTCAAGGTCTCCGAGCAGAAGGCCGTTCCGAAGCTCAAGGAGGCCCTCATGCGCAAGGTCGCCAAGAACGTGCCGCTGCCCTCCGCGATGGTCACCCGCGGCTGGCTGAAGGCCTCCCACCGCACCCATCCGCCCCAGCCGATCGAGCCGGGGAGCGTCGTCCGCTACGAGATCGAGGTCTGGCCGACCTCCTACCTCTTTCCCAAGGGCAGCCGCATCCGCCTGGAGATCGCCAACGGCGACTCCCCTGTCGCCGACGGCCTGTTCCACCACTACTACGGCCACCAGGTGGGCCGCGACCTCATCCATCACGACGCCGACCACCCCTCCCACCTCATCCTGCCCGTCATCCGCTGA